One region of Erwinia tracheiphila genomic DNA includes:
- the rssB gene encoding two-component system response regulator RssB has translation MEKPLNGKQILIVEDEIVFRSLLDNFLAALGAVITLADDGLQALDILQHHQQELIICDLAMPRMNGIKLVEHLRSRGNDVPILVISATENMSDIAQVLRLGVQDILLKPLKDLGRVRDAVYECLYPSMFTSKVEEDEQLFQDWDALVSDPLAAAALLKQLQPPVQQTIAHCRVNYRQLTMAEQPGLVLDVAALSEHDLVFYCLDATRAGNNGVLAALLLRTLFNGLLQDQLSGQAQELPELTSLLKQVNQLLRQANLQGQFPLLVGYYHQGIKNLILVSAGLNATLNINTHQIQLSNGMPLGTTGSPYLNQISQKCDAWQCQVWGAGGRLRLMLSTN, from the coding sequence ATGGAGAAGCCATTAAATGGGAAACAAATTCTGATCGTTGAAGACGAAATCGTTTTCCGTTCTCTGCTTGACAATTTCCTGGCTGCTCTTGGTGCAGTCATTACATTGGCAGATGACGGGCTTCAGGCATTGGATATTTTGCAACACCACCAGCAGGAACTGATTATCTGTGATTTAGCCATGCCGCGAATGAACGGAATCAAACTGGTTGAGCACCTTCGAAGCCGGGGAAATGACGTGCCGATTTTGGTGATTTCTGCAACCGAAAATATGTCTGATATTGCACAGGTATTACGTCTGGGCGTGCAGGATATTTTACTTAAACCCCTTAAGGATTTGGGGCGAGTGCGTGATGCGGTTTATGAATGCCTGTATCCCTCAATGTTTACCTCCAAAGTAGAAGAAGATGAGCAGCTTTTTCAGGATTGGGATGCGTTAGTGAGCGATCCGCTGGCAGCAGCGGCACTCCTTAAGCAGTTACAGCCTCCGGTTCAACAAACTATTGCCCACTGTCGGGTCAATTATCGTCAGTTAACGATGGCTGAACAGCCGGGCCTGGTGTTGGATGTGGCAGCATTATCAGAGCACGATTTGGTTTTTTATTGTCTGGATGCGACAAGGGCTGGTAATAATGGTGTGTTGGCCGCATTGTTACTGCGGACATTATTTAATGGTTTGTTACAGGATCAATTATCTGGACAGGCGCAAGAATTACCGGAATTAACGTCATTGTTGAAACAAGTCAATCAGCTTTTACGGCAGGCTAATTTGCAAGGGCAATTTCCTTTACTGGTTGGTTATTACCACCAGGGAATTAAAAATTTAATCCTGGTTTCCGCAGGATTAAACGCCACGCTTAATATTAACACCCACCAAATACAACTCAGTAATGGTATGCCGCTTGGTACAACAGGTAGCCCCTACCTGAATCAAATCAGTCAAAAATGCGATGCCTGGCAGTGTCAGGTTTGGGGCGCTGGGGGTAGGCTACGCCTGATGTTGTCCACGAATTAA
- a CDS encoding UDP-glucose dehydrogenase family protein — MKVTVFGIGYVGLVQAAVLAEVGHDVLCIDVDQKKVDNLKKGIIPIFEPGLTPLVMQNYESGRLKFSTNAQEGVHHGVMQFIAVGTPPDEDGSADLKYVTAVARTIAQHMSDSKVVIDKSTVPVGTADRVRAVMEETLKGRGMDINFDVVSNPEFLKEGAAVADCMRPERIVVGTDNDDVVELLRELYEPFNRNHDRMILMDIRSAELTKYAANCMLATKISFMNEMSNLAERLGADIEKVRQGIGSDSRIGYSFIYPGCGYGGSCFPKDVQALIRTAQQIGYQPRLLQAVEDVNDSQKNKLPTFIKRHFGENLQGKTFALWGLSFKPNTDDMREASSRVLMEALWQAGATIQAFDPEAMDEAQRIYGHRDDLKLMGTKEAALQSADGLVICTEWQNFRAPDFDVIKKALKDPVIFDGRNLYDPERLSKRGFVYYAIGRGASIQIA, encoded by the coding sequence ATGAAAGTCACCGTATTTGGTATCGGCTATGTCGGTCTGGTTCAGGCTGCAGTTTTGGCCGAAGTCGGACATGACGTTCTTTGTATCGATGTTGATCAGAAAAAAGTCGACAACTTAAAAAAAGGGATCATTCCTATCTTCGAACCAGGGCTTACACCTTTGGTGATGCAGAACTATGAGTCGGGCCGACTCAAGTTTTCCACTAATGCGCAAGAGGGTGTGCATCATGGTGTCATGCAGTTTATTGCTGTGGGTACGCCACCGGATGAAGATGGCTCTGCCGATCTGAAATACGTCACGGCTGTTGCCCGCACCATCGCCCAGCACATGTCAGACAGCAAAGTTGTTATTGATAAATCCACTGTGCCTGTAGGTACTGCAGATCGCGTCCGTGCAGTGATGGAAGAAACCCTTAAGGGGCGTGGTATGGATATCAATTTTGACGTTGTATCCAACCCGGAATTCCTGAAGGAAGGGGCGGCTGTTGCAGACTGCATGCGTCCTGAACGCATCGTTGTTGGCACGGATAATGATGACGTTGTTGAACTGCTTCGTGAACTTTACGAACCTTTCAACCGCAATCACGATCGAATGATTTTGATGGATATCCGTAGCGCTGAACTGACAAAATATGCTGCCAACTGCATGCTTGCCACGAAAATCAGCTTCATGAATGAGATGTCGAACCTGGCTGAACGTCTGGGTGCTGACATTGAGAAAGTCCGTCAGGGAATAGGTTCAGATTCACGTATTGGATACTCATTTATCTATCCCGGTTGTGGTTACGGTGGCTCATGCTTCCCGAAAGATGTTCAGGCACTGATTCGCACCGCACAGCAGATTGGTTACCAGCCGCGTTTGCTGCAGGCTGTAGAAGATGTTAACGACTCGCAGAAAAATAAGTTGCCAACCTTCATTAAGCGCCACTTTGGCGAGAATCTTCAAGGAAAAACCTTCGCCCTGTGGGGACTGTCTTTCAAACCAAATACGGATGATATGCGTGAAGCATCGAGCCGCGTTTTGATGGAAGCGTTATGGCAGGCTGGTGCCACTATTCAGGCTTTTGATCCTGAGGCGATGGACGAAGCGCAACGCATCTATGGACATCGCGACGATCTCAAGCTGATGGGCACCAAAGAAGCTGCTCTGCAAAGCGCCGATGGTCTCGTTATTTGTACTGAGTGGCAGAACTTCCGGGCACCGGATTTTGATGTGATCAAAAAAGCTTTGAAAGACCCCGTGATTTTTGATGGTCGTAACCTGTATGATCCGGAAAGACTTAGCAAGCGCGGTTTTGTTTATTATGCAATCGGCCGCGGAGCTTCTATACAAATCGCATAA
- the galU gene encoding UTP--glucose-1-phosphate uridylyltransferase GalU, whose amino-acid sequence MSAYKSKVKKAVIPVAGLGTRMLPATKAIPKEMLPLVDKPLIQYVVNECISAGINEIVLVTHSSKNSIENHFDTSFELEAMLEKRVKRQLLEEIQSICPPHVTIMQVRQGLAKGLGHAVMCAYPVVGNEPVAVILPDVIIDEYESNLTKDNLADMMRRFDETGHSQIMVEPVDDVTAYGVADCQGAALSAGQGTPMVGVVEKPKADKAPSNLAVVGRYVLSAGIWPLLAKTPPGAGDEIQLTDSIAMLMEKETVEAYHLKGISHDCGNKLGYMQAFVEYGVRHNTLGGDFKAWLESTVGNKK is encoded by the coding sequence ATGTCTGCCTATAAGTCCAAAGTAAAAAAAGCGGTTATCCCAGTAGCAGGTTTGGGGACCCGCATGCTGCCAGCTACGAAGGCAATTCCAAAAGAGATGTTGCCGCTGGTTGATAAGCCGTTAATTCAGTATGTCGTTAATGAGTGCATCTCAGCCGGAATTAATGAAATCGTGCTGGTTACGCACTCCTCAAAAAACTCCATCGAAAACCACTTCGACACCAGTTTCGAGCTCGAAGCCATGCTGGAGAAACGTGTTAAGCGTCAGCTACTGGAGGAAATTCAGTCTATCTGTCCTCCTCACGTAACTATCATGCAGGTACGTCAGGGGCTGGCTAAAGGTCTGGGCCACGCTGTAATGTGCGCTTATCCGGTTGTGGGCAATGAACCCGTTGCCGTTATCCTGCCAGACGTCATCATCGACGAGTACGAATCGAACCTGACTAAAGATAACCTGGCTGATATGATGCGTCGCTTCGATGAAACCGGACACAGCCAAATCATGGTTGAACCAGTGGACGATGTTACTGCCTATGGCGTTGCTGATTGTCAGGGCGCTGCTTTAAGTGCTGGCCAAGGCACACCAATGGTCGGGGTTGTTGAGAAGCCTAAAGCAGACAAAGCACCCTCTAATCTGGCCGTAGTTGGACGCTATGTTCTTTCTGCGGGCATCTGGCCTTTGCTGGCTAAGACGCCCCCCGGTGCCGGTGATGAAATTCAACTGACTGACTCCATTGCAATGCTAATGGAAAAAGAGACCGTTGAAGCTTATCACCTGAAAGGTATCAGCCACGACTGTGGTAATAAACTGGGTTATATGCAGGCTTTCGTTGAGTATGGCGTTCGTCACAACACCTTGGGTGGCGATTTTAAAGCCTGGCTGGAAAGCACCGTAGGTAATAAAAAGTAA